The following coding sequences lie in one Chelmon rostratus isolate fCheRos1 chromosome 2, fCheRos1.pri, whole genome shotgun sequence genomic window:
- the LOC121624160 gene encoding leucine-rich repeat-containing protein 3-like yields MCTGWCEERCTSSGGGRRRGEGVDLHPWLCVSLLFSALWGQASPQCPDSCHCAWDTATVLCSDAGLLEIPEGIPPETVSLHLERNYIRSIPESAFSNLVHLQDLYLSHNRIDSLASGALRHLGPELRLLDLSHNQLRQASREEFGSTRAKTRLYHNPWHCDCTLQELMETLNLEPETVNGIICESSVRGVGEGSRWEDPGSQGEHAGQPLVKLLDSGVNFCSLQRKTTDVAMLVTMFVWFFMVIVYVVYYVRQNQAEARRHLEYLKSLPSPRKTPTETDTLSTGF; encoded by the coding sequence ATGTGCACAGGCTGGTGTGAGGAGAGATGTACCAGCAGCGGCGGAGGAAGACGAAGAGGTGAAGGAGTGGATCTTCATCCCTGGCTGTGCGTCTCGCTCCTGTTCTCGGCCCTGTGGGGCCAAGCGTCCCCCCAGTGCCCAGACAGCTGCCACTGCGCCTGGGACACGGCCACAGTGCTGTGCTCAGATGCCGGGCTGCTGGAGATCCCAGAGGGGATCCCACCGGAAACAGTCTCCCTCCACCTGGAACGCAACTACATCCGGAGCATCCCTGAGAGTGCCTTCAGCAACCTGGTCCACCTGCAAGATCTGTACCTGTCCCACAACCGCATCGACTCACTCGCCTCAGGAGCCCTGCGGCATCTGGGCCCCGAGCTGCGCCTGCTGGACCTCTCTCACAACCAGCTGAGGCAGGCCAGCAGGGAGGAGTTCGGCTCCACTCGCGCAAAGACGCGGCTCTACCACAACCCCTGGCACTGTGACTGCACCCTTCAGGAGCTGATGGAGACTTTGAACCTGGAGCCCGAGACGGTGAATGGTATCATTTGTGAGAGCTCTGTGCGGGGGGTGGGCGAGGGGAGCAGGTGGGAGGACCCGGGGTCGCAGGGCGAGCACGCAGGTCAACCGTTGGTCAAGCTGTTGGATTCTGGGGTGAAtttctgcagcctgcagaggaaaacCACTGATGTGGCCATGCTGGTGACAATGTTCGTATGGTTCTTTATGGTCATTGTGTATGTAGTGTACTATGTGAGGCAGAACCAAGCAGAGGCCCGAAGGCATTTGGAGTACCTGAAGAGTTTGCCCAGCCCACGCAAGACccccacagagacagacactcTAAGCACTGGTTTCTAA